The genomic segment GAGGAAGAGTGCAGTGTGTGTGCAAGAAGTGTGCAGAGAAGTGTGGTGAGTGCAACTGGAAGAGTGAGTGCAAGTTaagatttgagagaaaagagtgtaagagtgaaacactggtTTTTTGTGGGTTGTattgggttgagttgagtgtttgtatcattcctccattaatatacaatctgttgcctccgtggacgtacccggttttggggaaccacgtaaatctgcttgttttgtgttttatttgtgtttgctttcggttcaGTATGCACATCATGTGTGTATGTGTCTGTGTGTGGTTTTACTTAGTTCTGAAGCATGAACACAAAATTTGCAGTTTGCCTTGCATTATTCATGGTCAACTGAGGCACGTGCACGGAGAGCATTAGCCAATATATCAACCTTGCTTCGGCCTGGAGGCACCTTCATTGGAACAATGCCGGATGCAaatgttatcataaaaaaacttagagaaGGTTTTTGTCTTGTGcctttcaaatattttcaaaagatCAGATTTATGAATTTTGACCAAAAACATAACATGCTTTTTTCTGCCTCTACGAGCATAAAAGGCCAGGAGGCACCTTCATTACAACATGAAATTTTCTATTAATGTGATATCTTGCATTTCTGTTTATGCTGTCTGTATGGGAACGCTTTTTTAAGAATTCATGGAATAATGATGTATGATTTAGACCTTGTAGAGTCAATCTATCTGAAGTGTTCTCATAAAATCTTTTTCACAATTCTAAGATTAATGTGCTGGCACGTTACTTTTGCCATTCACGACAGAGGAATCTTTTTGTGTGAATATCCAGCTGAAGGACCGGCCTTTGGTAATAGGGTCTACTGGGTACAATTTGATGAAGAGTTTTCTCAGAAGGTGAGTTTGTTTTCGTTGTTCCAGGTGCTTGGTCTTTACCCCTATACTCTAATCTGACAAGTTCATTGCTCTATGGTTCAGAAATTTAAATCTTCTAGCCCTTTTGATATCAAGTACAACTTCCATGCAGAGGTATTTATgcgttatcttttttttttctttagttcaCTCTACTTGATATGTCATCAAGTATTGCGTCAATTGAACTTATGCTTTTTTTGTGCAGCACCCGATTAGGCATGTGGTTACCACATGCCAGTAATGATGAAATCCTCTGATTATTCCCTTCTCAATCTATCCATCAGAAATTACGAGCTCTTATTCTTCTGCTACTTAATTATTTGGTTCCCTTTGTACGCTTTAGTTGAAAGATTCTCATTCTAAACTCCAGATGATGTTGATACCCATGGTTTCTGTTGCAGGATGCTGTTGATTGTCCTGAATGGATTGTCCCTATCAACATCTTCAAATCTTTGGCCGAAGAAGTATAaaattattgctttttttttttttgttaaatcctGGTGCAGGAAATGAAGCCTGTGGTTTCAACATCTTTTCAAAGCTATCAATGTATTCCCTCTGGTTTTAAAAGCTGGCCACACGTGGAGCTTTTCAAGCATCAACCTATATAGACTTATCATGTACCTATGCTTTCAACTTTGGCAGTATGACTTTGAGCTGGTTTTTGTGAAGAATAATCACGAGTTTGTACACGAGAATATGAAGAAACCAGAGTATGTTGATTTAATGCGAAGACTTGGTGCTTTGGGTGATGGGAACCAAGACCTcagtgggttttttttcctgtatcTTTATGCTTATTCTTTGAATTTGTTGCATACTCTGGTTTAAATCAACTGTCACTGTGAACTGAACTGGAATTGTAATGAGATACAACTCTGTAGTCATTCAAGGATTATAAAGAAgtctttttcattgtttttcgtCTTCATCTGTCATCCAAAAGAGATTACTATTGCAACAAGTGGTTGCTCCAGTAGGTCAACCACAAGAAGTAAAATGCAGCatgatggaaaaataaaacGAAAATTATTCAAACATGGATGCCTCGTACTCAATGTTATCTTTCAAACTATACATAAATATGATATATCCAGAACATTTTTTAGGCATCCATTTAAGCATCCAGAAACACAAATAAGTCTGCAGGCTTGACAAATTTACCGGCTGGCTTGCCAGGAAATGAACTTTTAAGGGCGCCTCAGCACAACCACCATAATAACAATCACTGCCAGTCCCATGAGAGATGCTCCTATGGTCTTTTCGACGGTAGCTGCTCCAGCACTTTCATTGGCAGCAGGAGTGCGCTCTGCAGGTGAAAAGCTAAAAATCTTTTGGAAGTAAGCAGATACGTTGGTCACCAAGTCAACCACAGTAAGCTTGACGTTATTGATAATATCCACGAGTTCAGTTTGAGAGCTTCCAGCTTCACTTTCATCGTCAGATAATTCAGCGAGGTTCTTAGAAGATACTGCATCCTGAAAGTCGGTATCTCTGACAAACTCCTTGGCTTCAGATGACTGGGTATCTGCAACAGATTCCTTGGCTTCAGGTATAAAATAGGTAGAGATAGATAACaggaatataaaaaaagaatggcaCATGTGGATCGAAAGACAAAAGAGTACACTTACAGGTATTCTGGGACTGGAGGAAATCCTGAAGGGCTTCGTTCTCCCAAACTGCGTTCCAGACATTTGGGTCAGAGGCAACGGCAGCAACAACAGTCTGTGCATAATATTAAAATCAGTGATTAGTCCAGTAAGCTGAATTCATCaatcaacattaatatattttaaaaccggTATGTTAGATGCAAtgatagaacaaaaaaaaaattaaatttcaaaatgttCAAGTGGCCTTAAGGAgtccaacaaaattgaaagtCCTAAAGTATTATATATCAGgacttataatttataaaacaaagcaGCATATCAGTTATACATTCTATGCATGATCCAGGCTGTATGAAATGACAGGGGTTTTCGAAATGCATCGATAGCTTAGTGTCATTGAAGCTAAGCTTGAAAAACACTCAGCAGCtaacaataccaaacatattgAAACCACAACAAACACATAATTGAAGCTTAATTCAATTCtgtagtagaaaaaaataattgagatatATTTGTTCACTTACAAGCAACTGCATTGTCAAATTAACTCATCACGAATGCAACATAGTCTAagcaaaaggagaaaagaaatacTCGAGGGGAGAGTGATGTATCAGAACCTGAATTTTAGGACTTTCATTAAGCAATGAAAATGCCTGCATAGCATATTTTGGCACAGGAGCTCCAGTTGGGTCACAGGGAATACAATCTTTAGTTTCCAAAGAGTCAGATTTTCTAAGCAAAGGGAGGCCAGACAACTGACTCCCTCCAACTGAACTGCCAGTTCCTGAGTTCGGAGACGACAGATATACTCTGTGAATAACagttaagcataaaaaaataaaaaggtaaataTGATATCATGCCACCAGAATTAAAATaaggaacaaaaagaaaaaaacaaactaactaACTAATAGCATAGCTAGTAAAAATCCTGGCAACAAAGATGTTCCACAACTTCAATAAAACATCACATATAATTCTGTTAGCCAATTTGGTATAACAACTAAACtcgtcaagaaaaataatgaactgACATTATCTGCATAGACAAATAAGCATCAtgtttcagaaaaagaaaaatagaaactcTGAGATCTTACAGTGGCAAAATTATTCAGACAAacgaaataagtaaaaatcaaggAACATACGTTCCCCAAAAGATATGATATGATTCCAGCAGTCCAAGAAATGCATCCTCAGTTCCATAATATTTACTTCTTCAGCAACTACAATTGCCATAAAAATGCAATGATAGGGAAGAAAGAGATTAAAGATACACATCAGACACACACAAGTGAGGATATTTATATGCCTGGAAGCTTCCCATAAGGAGGAGAAAAACCACAGCTTTTTGTCAGCATGTGTACTGGAAATTTCTGATTACCATGCAATTTGGCTATATGCACTCAGAAGTTACATCAAACTCAATGATGCTATTTAGAAGAGCCTTCTTTCGATTTAACTACCTTGTCTCGAAGGTGAGCGTCTCAAAAGTAGATGAgagaaaattcaataaaaaaaaaatagcaatttacAAGAGAACTGATCACACCAAATTCGACAACGATTATGAAAGATAACAACCCAATCAGTACAAGGGCAATCTATCAGATTCCAGCCAAACCAACTACACATAGCATGCAAAGTTCAATCAGCCATTTAAACCTAACCTAAATTATGATAACACCAAATAATCCCAGGTAGCAGTACAAAAAACAGTTTTTAATGCAAATAATAAGTCATTTCCTTGTTCACGGAACAAGAAACATGCAGAAACTTTCATGTCCTGAAATTCAAtgattcaaaaaacaataaattatccCAAAACCATCAAATATCACAtaccttttcaattttttttctgtgtcaataataaacaaaaaagtgtTCAAAAAATCTCCAAGAACTTATATCGACAACAACTAGGATTACAGACGCGAAGCCCCATTTCCTCTATACATTCAACAACCAAAGAAAACACAGTATGATTCGACATCAAGAATTTAAAATtccattcttttcattttttatcttattatcaATCGCAATTTCTATAAACTGAAACCAAAATGTCAAAGCTCCACACTTTCAAGATTAACAACAATTCCCAAATATCAAAATAGTTATGAAtcattaacaatataaaaacacagaagagaaataaaaacgacacaatctttaatcaaatcaaaacacaattaaaaacaaGTGGATTCAATAAAGGTTAAAACATTACTTTTGGAAAGCATCTTTCAATTCAAAAGTAGCTGCCTCAGCCTCCTGCAAACTCGGCGGTGCACCACCGAAAACAACTCTAGCCACAGGCTCAGCCGAATGCACAACCGTCTCCTCTTCCACGCCACCAGCGAACTCCCACTCATCCAACTCCCACGAAGGCCTCTGCACCGTCGCCGCAACCTCACCTCCACTCGGCGTGGACGATATGATCGCCGAAACAGGACGGGAAGCATTGCGCACCGACTGCTCCGCCGATGGAGGAACACAAGAGATGCCGCCACGGATCCCGGAGTTAACCACTCCAATTCCGGCCACCTTGGCCGCAGCTCTCATCGCTCCTCCTCCTCCCATGCTCAAGGATTGATGACGAAATTGAAACTTTCCGAATTGAGATTACTATGAGAAGATAGAAAGACTGAGACAAATGGggaatttatagtttttttggttACCTTGCTTAAGCTTTTTGGTAGGATATCTACACggactgtgttttttttaaaagaaataaaataaaataaaaatcattggtgtaaggaaagaaaatgaatgaatTTGCATTTATTGCCATTTGCTTTctaataataatcattaaatCCTTTTGATAAATACCAATGAGGTTATGACACCTAAAATTATGGATTAGTGAATGTAATCAGCATAttgtcatttttgttttgagattAGTGGGAAATGGAGAGGGTATTGCTTTGGATAGAGAGAACGGTGGACCATGTGTTAAAGTGCTCCCTGCCAAACGTATCTATTGATGGGGAGTATATCTTCAATAGGgggtaaattatattttttaaaatttaaatttttgtttttatttaaaattaatttttttatatttttaaattattttaatatgctgatatcaaaaataatttttaaaaaataaaaaatttattttaatgcatttctaagtaaaatatattttgaactgCAACCACTGCCACAATTTCAGACATAGAACATTACACTATTTATAATtactaacttttttttcattttcatccacaaacttttttttaagccTTCTATGCCAATTTTATAACCAAACTTTAACTAAgtacaaacaaaattaaaaaaaaaaaagcatcaagaTGTAAAATAAGGAGAAACTCCAGggcaaatttaaaaataaaaggaaaagctctttttcatttaatattatgttgattttgaattggtctttattttttatcatagaattaaataaaaaatattattaaatccatTGAAGCCCATGACTTTTGACGAGCTATCCAAGATGGTTCTTAGTTGATCCAATGCGTTATTGTctcaatgttttaaaaaagaaagatgtcatcttgagatttttttaaaaaaaatcaaaccatatttttactagtcatctaaattatttttaaacttatcaAGTTGACCAAGTTAAGTTTGAgcaattttaatatgatttaatttgaaacttaaaCTGGACAAAGAATCAATatgagaatttttaaatttaacttattGAAATAGGTTGAATGACAATGCAAAAAAATTCATCACaacctaaatattttattttttacattttaaaataattatagtcCAACTTTAGCATAATGCAGGAAATAACCTAGCAGGACTCcatgggatatatatatatatatatatatatatattaatgttagcTAGTAACATTGTCTTCACTTCTTTATTTATGGTATAACTTATTCAAGaaatgttattaaaatatttgatctccTAACATATGTTAAAAGTTATTTAATacttcatataaatttttatttttctatataattataaaatttattattgatatttaaaaatatattatagaaaattactaaatacaataaaataattgagatcaatgattactatatatatttcatcgtaattttttttttcaattttcatccttaaactctttttttttattcaatccttTAGTGCActaatttcatttgaaattatGGAACAAAGGCAAGATTGCAAGAGAAAAGactaaaacacaaagaaaaaacatgataaatcttaagtttttaaaaatctcattatgatccaaatgtttatttttcagtttcttgatttaaaaaagaaaataaaaatttataaaaaaataacgaaaaaaaaaaaaggtgattagTTGATTATATCTTGGTCACCAAGAAAGATAATCTTATGTTAATAGATTTCTCTTCTTGAAAGGAGTATAATTGAGAAGgtatttttctataaacatgTGGGGTAAAGTAAAAAGGAGCttgtttggtttttgtatttagttgatttttttttagagtgattTATGATGTTTTGAGGTTGATAAGTGGTTATTAGAggtttatattgaattttagagatgttttaggtaaaaaaaaaatgaaagataaaaaaatagttttttgagGTCTAAAAACTTAGACCATAATTTTTTGGTCACTAAAGgtgataaaaaattagataattaatgctagtttttttttaaaagataaaaataagagagatgAATGGGTCTAACCCATTAGtgcttgatttattattttatttttttgcaaaaaaattaattaataccctttgtttttatgtattttttttattttgcattaagttttttatttaaatctaaaGTAATACCGtctctctttgattttttaattttttttgtttatttttttaaataacagttattttttcattattttatattcttataatatttcaaagagattattgtaattttttttatatttgatataaataaattctaTTTGCATGAtgcaactataaaaataaaaattatttattcttaaaaaatagcctttaaaataaaaaaaaatgcatgaattaAAGAGAAAAGTAAATGTTTAAAAagtcaattgatttttttagaagaaagattagtttttaatttaagtatttaataaatcttttactatttatgaatttattttattaaatataaataatatcttcatgcttctcaatttaaaaaatcacaatataataaaacatattcataatattaataaattcttgtattatataaaaaatttacttaaatCTTAAGTGCCTGTTTGGGAGTGCTTTTCAAAAGCGCTTCcgaaaagatttgattttttttttgctttgaagtaatatgtttttgatgttttcaaatcattttgatatgttgatctcaaaaataatttttaaaaaataaaaaaatattattaacacacttttttaagtgaaaatcattttgaaaatcaaCTAAATCACACTATCAAACACCCTCTAAATACAGCGTAGCACATGTTTCAAGGTTAGTAACACTTTATTAATcaatatatcatttattttcattcaaatatttaagttttatttatttatgataatttaacaataaattacAGTGCAAAGGTAGTTACAATGTCACTATAAATATAATAGTCGATAATTTATTGAAGTCAGTGTAAAAGCTGATTGTACCTTTGTGGTGACCAGTTAAGGCTTGCAGGATAGACACGACAGCCGGTAATCAGCAGAGGGTGGATATGCTTGATATTCTTGTTTGTATAccggaaaaatattaaaataatattttttttatttttaaaatttatttttaatattaccatatcaaaattatctaataaaaaaaatttaattagaaaaatttttaattttttaaataaaaaacaggttAAAACTCaccaaaaaaaaccataaattgaAGAGCTGCATTAGGTTACTTGGTTCTTAAGTAAAGTGCATGTAAATCATCGAACCGTTTGATGCCAGTTCAGTTCTGTACTGAGCACGGCACCTACTTTCCTAATGCAATTTAATTACATGGCATGGCTTGAGCCACGTCTTTGCCAATGATCTGTGAGTTCACACTTGCATTCATGCATTTGCATTAGGTTACTAATTGGTTCTTAAGTACTGTGCATGGATGCAATGTAAATCATCGATTCATTTAATGCCAATTCCTCAGTTTCATACGCAGCTCTGCATCAACTCTCCTGATGCAACTTCCATGGCATGGCATGAGCAAAGTCTTCGCCACTCTGTGTAGCCCAATTCAAGCCCACTATTTTACCTCCCCTTTATCATAGAACTTCACTGGGCTTCTTTGTTTTCCTATTTAGTGAACCCAGCaaggaaaaagaacaaattatactcatgtttttattaaagagTTTGTATTTCATTCATATCCTCagcatgatttttaaaattgcaattatAAACCACTTATTTAAGGGCTGGTTTAGTTTCGTTTTCTAATTTTTCCATTGTAGAAGGTTTGAGAGAATGAAAGGCGTGCCCCTCTCCTTTTGCCTCCATGATTTCAATCACTACATGCACCCCATGCACTTTCCTTCGAAGTTTCATGATATAACCAGCCTCTATCCCTCAGAAAATCTTTCTCAGCAACAGCAACAAGGATGCCCCCAGGACTAGcaaattttggataaaaaattggATTAAGTAAAGGGTCATCACACACACTTGTTGTAGGACATACAAAGTGCCAAAAAGCAGCAAACCTTTTCCTCGCTTCCTCTGATTCGTTTACCTCGTTGCCAACAGGCTCCTCACCACCAAAACAAGTATGTACCAAAATCGTCCCTGCAACATTCATTCCAAGTAGTTTCTCTGGCCCATGTTTCACGACCTTTTGGTGTGTGTGCTAAATTAGCACCAGCACTCTCTCCATCCAAAAACACCCTACAAAATCAGCATGACTATTTAACCACTCTTTAAGGACCATCACCATCAACATGAGATGCAACCCATTTAATAACAATTCATATATCATCATATCATGCTTGAGGGGCTTTATGAAAATATCTGCAATCTAATCATAAGTCCTGCAAAAGATCA from the Populus nigra chromosome 1, ddPopNigr1.1, whole genome shotgun sequence genome contains:
- the LOC133684610 gene encoding uncharacterized protein LOC133684610 isoform X2; the encoded protein is MGGGGAMRAAAKVAGIGVVNSGIRGGISCVPPSAEQSVRNASRPVSAIISSTPSGGEVAATVQRPSWELDEWEFAGGVEEETVVHSAEPVARVVFGGAPPSLQEAEAATFELKDAFQKVYLSSPNSGTGSSVGGSQLSGLPLLRKSDSLETKDCIPCDPTGAPVPKYAMQAFSLLNESPKIQTVVAAVASDPNVWNAVWENEALQDFLQSQNTYTQSSEAKEFVRDTDFQDAVSSKNLAELSDDESEAGSSQTELVDIINNVKLTVVDLVTNVSAYFQKIFSFSPAERTPAANESAGAATVEKTIGASLMGLAVIVIMVVVLRRP
- the LOC133684610 gene encoding uncharacterized protein LOC133684610 isoform X1, with the protein product MGGGGAMRAAAKVAGIGVVNSGIRGGISCVPPSAEQSVRNASRPVSAIISSTPSGGEVAATVQRPSWELDEWEFAGGVEEETVVHSAEPVARVVFGGAPPSLQEAEAATFELKDAFQKVYLSSPNSGTGSSVGGSQLSGLPLLRKSDSLETKDCIPCDPTGAPVPKYAMQAFSLLNESPKIQTVVAAVASDPNVWNAVWENEALQDFLQSQNTCKYTQSSEAKEFVRDTDFQDAVSSKNLAELSDDESEAGSSQTELVDIINNVKLTVVDLVTNVSAYFQKIFSFSPAERTPAANESAGAATVEKTIGASLMGLAVIVIMVVVLRRP